Proteins from one Nakamurella multipartita DSM 44233 genomic window:
- a CDS encoding nSTAND1 domain-containing NTPase yields the protein MVVVEIAALGPLEIRGQAATLSPRDRTVLCALALTAGHVMSAERLADALWGESAPPSWHKVVPGCVMRLRRLLGTEAIETMTPGYRLTVVPEDIDLFRFERLLGRGRELLLLGEPERAGYALDEALGLWRGAPLSDLGDWEPGRIEADRLDELHLQAQECRIEAALRSGRAVEMIADAHRRVAEAPLRERRWALLAQAQYQAGQQAQALRTLRRARSVLASELGLDPGADLLALEAAILRQDPALDIRSADVTAAADCPWPGLVPYGISDVDSFFGRDREITECLDRLATTRILVITGPSGSGKSSLVRAGLAARFARGGHPVVITPGADPLAAVGPEPLPAGELLVVDQAEELFTLTTDPDARSQFLARLIRHHDRGPLVMVLRADRVGDLAAFPDFARLAERELYLLGPLTDAGLRAAIEGPARQAGLLLEPGLVDLLVRDVEGEPGALPLLSHVLQRTWQSREGRILTVAGYRASGGIRGSVAQAAEQLYQSLAPTQQGQLRHLLLRLVSTTDDNDAVRIRVPRPMLAGDRDRERLLEVLTDARLVTIDRDSVELSHECLARVWPRLRGWLDDDVEGRRILRHLAGAAQTWDGMGRVDSELYRGVRLSQALAWAENNDPDLTATERDFLAAAGRAREADIRAAEQAAHARARNRRRGRLIAGATTALLVVALVAAFVAVRQQQARDAADLAALISDANRVDDASRSATGLDQALLYAVQAVRVHDAPETRNTLLALLSQHPDLIRSVRTGPVQSLETTPDGTGIVVGTDTSTDVYDVAGDRLDHYHHLAAGSSAAEVSPDNRKIVLVASSSSGFAEASAALSAKVVDAATGADEPLTLPGVAGHWVYGADVSYSGDGRRLAAYAGSSDLIGLRASDLRRRVG from the coding sequence ATGGTCGTGGTCGAGATCGCCGCCCTCGGGCCGTTGGAGATCCGCGGGCAAGCGGCCACCCTGAGCCCACGAGATCGCACGGTGCTGTGCGCGCTTGCCCTGACCGCCGGCCACGTGATGTCCGCCGAGCGACTGGCCGACGCCTTGTGGGGCGAATCGGCACCTCCCTCCTGGCACAAGGTCGTGCCCGGCTGCGTGATGCGGCTGCGTCGGCTGCTGGGAACCGAGGCGATCGAGACCATGACGCCTGGCTACCGGCTCACGGTGGTGCCCGAGGACATCGACCTCTTCCGCTTCGAACGTCTGCTGGGCCGGGGTCGCGAACTGCTGCTCCTGGGTGAACCGGAGCGGGCCGGGTACGCCCTGGACGAGGCGCTGGGACTGTGGCGTGGTGCGCCGCTGAGCGACCTGGGCGACTGGGAACCCGGTCGGATCGAAGCCGACCGCCTCGACGAGTTGCATCTTCAGGCGCAGGAGTGCCGTATCGAGGCGGCCCTGCGGTCCGGACGGGCCGTCGAGATGATCGCCGACGCGCACCGCCGGGTGGCCGAGGCCCCGTTGCGGGAGCGCCGCTGGGCCCTGCTCGCTCAGGCCCAGTACCAGGCCGGTCAACAGGCGCAGGCGCTGCGCACGCTCCGTCGCGCACGGTCGGTGCTGGCCAGCGAGCTGGGGCTGGACCCGGGAGCCGATCTGCTGGCGTTGGAGGCGGCGATCCTGCGCCAGGACCCGGCGCTGGACATCCGGTCGGCGGACGTCACCGCGGCGGCGGACTGTCCCTGGCCGGGTCTGGTGCCGTACGGGATCTCCGACGTCGATTCGTTCTTCGGCCGGGACAGGGAGATCACCGAGTGTCTGGACCGGCTGGCCACGACCAGGATTCTGGTGATCACCGGACCGTCCGGCTCGGGCAAGTCGTCGCTGGTTCGCGCCGGGCTGGCGGCCCGCTTCGCCCGCGGCGGTCATCCGGTGGTCATCACTCCGGGCGCGGACCCGCTGGCCGCGGTCGGCCCCGAACCACTGCCGGCCGGGGAACTCCTGGTCGTCGACCAGGCCGAGGAACTGTTCACGCTCACCACCGACCCCGACGCTCGGTCGCAATTCCTTGCCCGTTTGATTCGCCACCACGACCGGGGTCCGCTGGTGATGGTGCTGCGCGCCGACCGTGTCGGCGACCTGGCCGCCTTCCCCGATTTCGCCCGGCTGGCCGAGCGCGAGCTGTACCTGCTCGGGCCGCTGACCGACGCCGGGTTGCGCGCGGCGATCGAAGGTCCGGCCCGGCAGGCCGGCCTGCTGCTGGAACCCGGGCTGGTCGATCTGCTGGTCCGCGACGTGGAAGGGGAACCCGGCGCGCTGCCGTTGCTCTCCCACGTCCTGCAACGCACCTGGCAGAGCCGGGAGGGCCGCATCCTCACGGTCGCCGGCTACCGGGCCAGCGGCGGGATCCGGGGTTCGGTGGCCCAGGCCGCCGAGCAGCTGTACCAATCGCTCGCGCCCACCCAGCAGGGGCAGCTCCGGCACTTGCTCCTACGGCTGGTCAGCACGACCGACGACAATGACGCGGTCCGGATCCGCGTGCCGCGGCCCATGCTGGCCGGCGATCGGGATCGCGAGCGGTTGCTCGAGGTACTCACGGATGCGCGCCTGGTCACCATCGATCGGGACAGCGTGGAGCTGTCCCACGAATGCCTGGCCCGGGTCTGGCCTCGACTGCGGGGTTGGCTCGACGACGACGTCGAAGGCCGCCGCATCCTGCGGCATCTGGCCGGCGCCGCCCAGACCTGGGACGGGATGGGCCGGGTGGACAGCGAGTTGTATCGCGGGGTCCGGCTGTCGCAGGCTCTGGCCTGGGCCGAGAACAACGACCCCGACCTGACCGCCACCGAGCGGGACTTCCTCGCGGCCGCCGGAAGGGCCCGGGAGGCCGACATCCGCGCCGCCGAGCAGGCGGCCCACGCCCGCGCTCGCAACCGCCGCCGCGGCCGGCTGATCGCCGGCGCGACCACCGCACTGCTCGTCGTCGCGCTGGTCGCGGCCTTCGTCGCCGTGCGGCAACAACAGGCCCGGGACGCCGCCGACCTGGCCGCCTTGATCTCGGACGCCAACCGGGTGGACGACGCGTCGCGATCCGCCACCGGCCTGGATCAGGCCCTGCTCTACGCGGTCCAGGCGGTGCGTGTCCACGACGCCCCAGAGACGCGCAACACCCTGCTGGCTCTGTTGAGCCAGCACCCGGACCTGATCCGGTCGGTGCGAACCGGGCCGGTGCAATCCCTGGAAACTACCCCGGACGGGACTGGCATCGTTGTCGGTACCGACACCAGCACCGACGTGTATGACGTGGCCGGAGACCGGTTGGACCACTACCACCATCTGGCCGCCGGGAGCTCGGCCGCCGAGGTCAGCCCGGACAACCGGAAGATCGTCCTGGTCGCCAGCTCGTCCTCCGGCTTCGCCGAGGCCAGTGCCGCGCTCAGCGCCAAGGTGGTGGACGCCGCGACCGGCGCCGACGAGCCACTCACCCTGCCCGGGGTCGCCGGGCACTGGGTCTACGGGGCCGATGTCAGCTACAGCGGCGACGGGCGCCGGCTGGCCGCCTATGCCGGGTCTTCGGACTTGATAGGGCTCCGGGCCTCCGACCTGCGGCGGCGTGTCGGGTGA
- a CDS encoding response regulator transcription factor: MAMMATDRVRARLDGLAAACLAPADPATELVTTTVKWGGLTDDQDDEWAFWEYEADEPYDFRAVVHRPGGVTSSFTETGGRPKDSRRMVEFFERNYGFTDELRAALRVDGTTWGFVALFRDGSGSAFTPAEQAFVSEVAPIFARGFRTALVTGATNGIDTGAGPAVIVIDTAGEVVQASVGAAEWVTELGGGPLGRSPLPLGLRNLVGSARTYAAGRHRQIPRMRLRTRTGGWVVAHASPLAALDGSAVNVVVTIEEARPPDVIPLIVAAYGLTSREQAVVQLVLRGVSTAQIAAALHLSAYTVQDHLKSIFEKAGVRSRRDLTARVFFDQYAPRMSPSVEIGPSGWFAGGGGDAG, translated from the coding sequence ATGGCGATGATGGCGACCGACCGGGTGCGAGCCCGATTGGACGGGCTGGCCGCGGCCTGCCTGGCGCCGGCGGACCCGGCCACCGAGCTCGTGACCACCACGGTCAAGTGGGGCGGGCTCACCGACGACCAGGACGACGAGTGGGCGTTCTGGGAGTACGAGGCGGACGAGCCGTACGACTTTCGGGCGGTGGTGCACCGTCCGGGCGGCGTCACCTCCTCGTTCACCGAAACCGGTGGGCGGCCCAAGGATTCCCGGCGGATGGTCGAGTTCTTCGAGCGCAACTACGGCTTCACCGACGAGTTGCGGGCCGCCCTGCGGGTGGACGGCACCACCTGGGGATTCGTCGCGTTGTTCCGGGACGGCTCGGGGTCGGCGTTCACCCCGGCCGAGCAGGCCTTCGTGAGCGAGGTGGCGCCGATCTTCGCCCGGGGCTTTCGCACCGCCCTCGTGACCGGTGCGACCAACGGCATCGACACCGGGGCCGGCCCGGCGGTGATCGTCATCGACACCGCGGGCGAGGTCGTGCAGGCCAGTGTCGGTGCCGCCGAGTGGGTCACGGAGTTGGGCGGTGGCCCGCTGGGTCGATCCCCGTTGCCGCTGGGGCTGCGCAACCTGGTCGGTTCGGCCCGCACCTACGCCGCCGGCCGGCACCGCCAGATCCCGCGGATGCGGCTGCGGACCCGGACCGGCGGGTGGGTGGTGGCGCACGCGTCGCCGCTGGCCGCCCTGGACGGGTCGGCGGTCAACGTCGTGGTGACCATCGAGGAGGCCCGCCCGCCGGATGTCATCCCCCTGATCGTCGCGGCCTACGGCCTGACGTCCCGGGAACAGGCGGTCGTGCAGCTGGTGCTGCGCGGGGTGAGCACGGCGCAGATCGCGGCCGCCCTGCACCTGTCCGCGTACACCGTCCAGGACCACCTGAAATCGATCTTCGAGAAGGCCGGCGTCCGCAGCCGCCGGGATCTGACCGCGCGGGTCTTCTTCGATCAGTACGCGCCGCGGATGAGCCCGTCGGTCGAGATCGGTCCGTCGGGCTGGTTCGCCGGCGGGGGCGGGGACGCCGGCTGA
- a CDS encoding RidA family protein, translating to MNDTITTTAATTTTVRVNPTTWSTAYGFDQGQLRPMPQRWLTVAGQGPVDEAGALLHEGDVCAQLSLTMRNVESVLTAAGMGYPDVLRMTVYTTDVDATLASYAAITERLELSGATPPTTLIGVSRLAQPGMAVEIEVTAAR from the coding sequence ATGAACGACACGATCACCACCACCGCCGCCACCACCACCACGGTCCGGGTGAACCCGACGACCTGGAGCACGGCCTACGGGTTCGACCAGGGGCAGCTGCGGCCGATGCCGCAACGCTGGTTGACCGTGGCCGGGCAGGGTCCGGTCGACGAGGCTGGCGCGCTGCTGCACGAGGGCGACGTGTGCGCCCAGCTCTCCCTGACCATGCGCAACGTGGAGTCGGTGCTGACGGCCGCGGGGATGGGGTACCCCGACGTCCTGCGGATGACCGTCTACACCACCGATGTGGACGCCACCCTGGCGTCGTACGCCGCGATCACTGAGCGGCTCGAGCTGTCCGGGGCCACCCCACCGACCACCTTGATCGGCGTCTCCCGGCTCGCCCAGCCCGGGATGGCGGTGGAGATCGAGGTCACCGCCGCGCGCTGA
- a CDS encoding FAD-binding oxidoreductase has translation MTSTITETVADLARIITGPVLTPDDPGYADEVTGFNLAHSPRPDIVVGAADAGDVAAAVAWATAAGLPIAVQATGHGLVADVSGGLLISTRRLQALRIDPDARTATIGAGVRWRAVIDAAAPHGLAPLNGSSSSVGAVGYTLGGGLGLLARRYGFAADHVRALTLVTADGIVRTIDEQREPDLFWAIRGGKVGFGIVTEMQIDLVPVTRFFGGGLFFSGADAAPVLHAWRTWASRLPEEVTTSVALLRLPPDPQLPPPLAGQFVVHLRYTHLGDAAAAAELLEPMRVVAPVVFDTVAEMPYPACDAVHMDPPTPLPAFDHGIALGALPAAAVDALVGCAGAESGSAVTLTEVRLLGGRLAAAPACPNAVAGRDAAFGVYVLGVPAGPAAGLIPAQVQAVAQALQPWRSGALPNFLGHASAAEFRDQWTPAIRARLAGIAARFDPEGVLGGRVFTG, from the coding sequence ATGACCAGCACCATCACCGAGACCGTCGCCGACCTGGCCCGGATCATCACCGGCCCGGTCCTCACGCCCGATGATCCCGGGTACGCCGACGAGGTCACCGGCTTCAACCTGGCTCACTCGCCCCGGCCGGACATCGTCGTCGGGGCCGCCGATGCCGGCGACGTCGCGGCCGCGGTGGCCTGGGCCACCGCGGCGGGGCTGCCGATCGCCGTCCAGGCCACCGGACACGGCCTGGTCGCCGACGTCTCGGGCGGCCTGCTGATCAGCACCCGCCGGCTGCAAGCGCTTCGAATCGACCCCGACGCGCGAACCGCGACCATCGGGGCCGGGGTCCGGTGGCGGGCCGTCATCGACGCGGCCGCCCCACACGGCCTCGCCCCGCTGAACGGCTCCTCGTCCAGTGTCGGCGCGGTCGGCTACACCCTCGGTGGCGGGCTGGGCCTGCTGGCCCGCCGGTACGGCTTCGCCGCCGACCATGTCCGGGCGCTGACCCTGGTCACCGCCGACGGGATCGTCCGGACGATCGACGAGCAGCGGGAACCGGACCTGTTCTGGGCCATCCGGGGCGGCAAGGTCGGCTTCGGGATCGTCACCGAGATGCAGATCGACCTGGTGCCGGTCACCCGGTTCTTCGGCGGTGGGTTGTTCTTCTCCGGCGCCGACGCCGCGCCGGTCCTGCACGCCTGGCGAACCTGGGCCTCGCGGCTGCCCGAGGAGGTCACTACTTCCGTGGCGCTGCTGCGCCTTCCGCCGGATCCGCAGTTGCCGCCGCCGCTGGCGGGGCAGTTCGTCGTCCACCTGCGCTACACCCATCTCGGGGACGCGGCGGCGGCCGCCGAGCTGCTCGAGCCGATGCGCGTCGTGGCCCCGGTCGTGTTCGACACTGTTGCCGAGATGCCCTACCCGGCCTGCGATGCCGTGCACATGGACCCGCCGACGCCGCTGCCGGCGTTCGACCACGGCATCGCCCTGGGGGCACTGCCTGCGGCGGCGGTGGACGCCTTGGTCGGGTGCGCCGGGGCCGAGTCGGGATCGGCGGTGACCCTCACCGAGGTGCGGTTGCTCGGTGGTCGATTGGCCGCCGCACCCGCCTGCCCGAACGCGGTCGCGGGACGGGACGCCGCGTTCGGGGTCTACGTGCTCGGCGTGCCGGCCGGTCCGGCCGCCGGGCTGATTCCGGCCCAGGTCCAGGCGGTGGCGCAGGCGCTGCAACCGTGGCGGTCGGGGGCGCTGCCCAATTTCCTGGGCCACGCCAGCGCAGCCGAGTTCCGCGACCAATGGACGCCGGCGATCCGGGCGCGGTTGGCGGGCATTGCCGCGCGGTTCGACCCGGAGGGGGTCCTCGGCGGACGCGTGTTCACCGGTTGA
- a CDS encoding endonuclease/exonuclease/phosphatase family protein, translated as MAAALAVGRHWAFDSWLGVSAVALAPWSVLPAGVAVLGLLALSGWRAAVPATVLVALASWPLIVTAVPGSQSASAPIVTVMTANTEHGQADPNALVATVTTRGVDVLALQELTAGSIDALSSAGLDRVLPYRSIAVQPGGTDVGLWSRYPLTDTHMPTGFTVNPVQARITVGGHQVSVIAFHSQAPVSERTTQAWQSDLRRLADIMRTAGASTIVAGDFNATRDHLQFRDLLAAGYTDSGSDAGAGLLRTYPTDRFWGPLVGIDHVLVGADLVGVAVGTVAQPGSDHRAVVAAVAPRDAAAAMLGSGGRPSG; from the coding sequence GTGGCGGCCGCGCTGGCGGTCGGCCGGCATTGGGCCTTCGACTCCTGGCTCGGGGTGAGTGCGGTCGCCCTGGCGCCCTGGAGTGTGCTGCCGGCCGGCGTGGCGGTGCTGGGTCTGCTGGCCCTGAGTGGCTGGCGCGCGGCAGTACCGGCCACGGTGCTGGTGGCGCTGGCCAGTTGGCCGCTGATCGTCACCGCTGTCCCCGGATCGCAGTCGGCATCGGCCCCGATCGTCACCGTGATGACGGCCAACACCGAGCACGGACAAGCCGATCCGAACGCGCTGGTCGCCACCGTCACCACCCGGGGTGTCGACGTGCTGGCGCTCCAGGAGTTGACGGCCGGCTCCATCGACGCCCTGTCGTCCGCGGGCCTGGACCGGGTGCTGCCCTACCGTTCGATCGCGGTGCAACCCGGCGGCACGGACGTCGGGCTGTGGAGCCGCTATCCGCTGACCGACACGCACATGCCGACCGGCTTCACCGTCAATCCGGTGCAGGCGCGGATCACCGTGGGCGGGCACCAGGTCAGCGTGATCGCGTTCCACAGTCAGGCGCCGGTGAGCGAGCGGACCACCCAGGCATGGCAGTCCGACCTGCGCCGGCTGGCCGACATCATGCGCACCGCCGGCGCTTCCACCATCGTGGCCGGCGACTTCAACGCCACCCGAGACCATCTCCAGTTCCGCGATCTGCTGGCGGCCGGCTACACCGATAGCGGCAGCGACGCGGGCGCCGGGCTGCTGAGAACGTATCCGACCGACCGATTCTGGGGGCCACTGGTCGGCATCGATCACGTGCTGGTCGGTGCCGATCTGGTCGGCGTCGCGGTCGGCACGGTGGCGCAGCCGGGATCCGATCACCGGGCCGTGGTCGCCGCGGTGGCACCCCGGGACGCAGCCGCGGCGATGCTCGGCTCCGGCGGCCGACCGTCTGGCTGA
- a CDS encoding DUF427 domain-containing protein — MSRHHPRGITPIEPGPGQESAWDYPRPPALLPSTKRVVVAIGDAVAPVVIADTTGAYRVLETSHPPTWYLPRADIRPEALRPSRRRSTVCEWKGAATYWDVVGPAGELIEAAGWSYQRPTERFVPMTGFVAFMPALVQCWVDGERVRPQAGGFYGGWITDDVVGPFKGEAGTWGW, encoded by the coding sequence ATGTCCCGACACCACCCCCGCGGAATCACACCCATCGAGCCCGGACCCGGCCAGGAATCCGCGTGGGACTACCCGCGGCCGCCGGCTTTGCTGCCGTCGACCAAACGCGTGGTCGTCGCGATCGGCGATGCCGTGGCGCCCGTCGTGATCGCCGACACCACCGGTGCGTACCGGGTGCTGGAGACCAGTCACCCGCCGACGTGGTACCTGCCGCGGGCCGACATCAGGCCGGAGGCCTTGCGGCCGTCGCGCCGGCGATCGACCGTGTGCGAGTGGAAGGGCGCGGCCACGTACTGGGATGTCGTCGGGCCGGCCGGCGAGCTCATCGAGGCGGCCGGCTGGAGCTACCAGCGGCCGACCGAAAGATTCGTGCCGATGACGGGTTTCGTCGCCTTCATGCCGGCCCTTGTGCAGTGCTGGGTCGACGGTGAGCGGGTGCGGCCGCAGGCCGGGGGCTTCTACGGTGGGTGGATCACCGACGACGTCGTCGGCCCGTTCAAGGGTGAGGCCGGCACCTGGGGCTGGTGA
- a CDS encoding succinic semialdehyde dehydrogenase, translating to MSVDVSGDVARRPSAANPGRPDWLTGPLAQRLAGLITASGATREAASAPYTLTPTVELPRSTSADVQAAFTRARAAQRDWAQRPAGERSAVVLRFHDLLLDRQDQVLDLIQWENGKCRQDAFLEVADIALTARYYGRRAPGLLKQQRRRGAFPVLTRTAELRHPKGVVGVISPWNYPLSLAAGDVIAALLAGNAVVHKPDSQTALTALWAVALMIEAGLPADLWPVVVGSGTELGEPLLAGADYLMFTGSTETGRWMASRAGQRLIGSSLELGGKNALLLLDDADLDRAAAGAARACFASSGQLCISMERIYLPVSRQQAFLDRFLDRVGAMRLGSSYDYEPDMGSLTTAAQLDTVTAHVADARAHGATVLTGGRARPDLGPLFYEPTVLSGVTDQMMCFAGETFGPVVAVYPYQNLPDAIESANATPYGLNASVWTGNPARGRAVAARLHAGTVNVNDGYAAAWASLDAPMGGMGDSGLGRRHGAEGLLKYTEAQTIAEQRILGFTPPPGVSYRAWAKGLTMTLKAMKKAGLS from the coding sequence ATGTCGGTTGATGTGTCCGGGGATGTCGCCCGCCGCCCGTCGGCGGCGAATCCGGGCCGGCCGGACTGGCTCACCGGCCCACTCGCCCAACGCCTCGCCGGCCTGATCACCGCGTCGGGGGCCACCCGGGAGGCGGCGTCGGCGCCGTACACGCTGACCCCGACGGTGGAGCTGCCGCGGTCGACGAGCGCCGATGTGCAGGCCGCGTTCACCCGGGCCCGCGCCGCGCAGCGGGACTGGGCGCAGCGACCCGCCGGCGAGCGGTCGGCGGTGGTGCTGCGGTTCCACGACCTGCTGCTCGACCGGCAGGACCAGGTGCTGGACCTGATCCAGTGGGAGAACGGCAAGTGCCGCCAGGACGCCTTCCTCGAGGTGGCCGACATCGCGTTGACCGCCCGGTACTACGGGCGGCGCGCGCCGGGTCTGCTCAAGCAGCAACGCCGGCGGGGCGCCTTTCCGGTCCTGACCCGGACAGCGGAACTGCGCCACCCCAAGGGGGTGGTCGGGGTGATCTCCCCGTGGAACTACCCTCTGTCCCTGGCCGCCGGGGATGTCATCGCGGCCCTGCTCGCCGGCAACGCCGTCGTGCACAAGCCCGACAGCCAAACCGCTCTCACCGCGTTGTGGGCGGTGGCGCTGATGATCGAGGCCGGGTTGCCGGCCGACCTGTGGCCGGTGGTGGTGGGATCCGGGACGGAGCTGGGCGAGCCGTTGCTGGCCGGCGCCGACTATCTGATGTTCACCGGTTCGACCGAGACCGGGCGGTGGATGGCCAGCCGCGCCGGGCAGCGGTTGATCGGCAGTTCCCTGGAACTGGGCGGCAAGAACGCGCTGCTGCTGCTCGACGATGCCGACCTGGATCGGGCCGCCGCGGGCGCGGCCCGCGCCTGCTTCGCCTCCTCCGGTCAGCTGTGCATCTCGATGGAACGCATCTACCTGCCGGTCTCACGGCAGCAGGCTTTCCTGGACCGGTTCCTGGACCGGGTCGGCGCGATGCGGTTGGGCTCGAGCTACGACTACGAGCCGGACATGGGTTCGCTGACCACCGCAGCTCAACTGGACACGGTCACCGCGCACGTGGCGGACGCCCGCGCCCACGGCGCCACGGTGCTGACCGGCGGCCGAGCCCGCCCCGATCTCGGGCCGCTGTTCTACGAGCCGACGGTGCTGAGCGGGGTCACCGATCAAATGATGTGTTTCGCCGGTGAAACCTTCGGCCCGGTGGTCGCGGTGTACCCGTACCAGAACCTGCCGGACGCCATCGAGTCGGCCAACGCGACCCCCTACGGGCTCAATGCCAGCGTGTGGACCGGCAACCCAGCGCGGGGCCGGGCGGTGGCCGCGCGGCTGCACGCCGGCACGGTGAACGTCAATGACGGCTACGCGGCCGCCTGGGCCAGCCTCGACGCGCCGATGGGCGGCATGGGCGACTCCGGGCTCGGCCGCCGCCACGGTGCGGAAGGGCTGCTCAAGTACACCGAGGCCCAGACCATCGCCGAGCAGCGAATTCTCGGGTTCACGCCACCGCCCGGAGTGTCCTACCGGGCCTGGGCCAAGGGCCTGACCATGACGCTGAAAGCGATGAAGAAGGCGGGACTGTCATGA
- a CDS encoding FAD-dependent oxidoreductase, with protein sequence MTADDYDVVVIGSGFGGAVSALRLAEKGYRVGVLEAGQRFTETSLPATSWDIRRFLWAPRLGCYGIQRINLLKDVVVLGGAGVGGGSLNYANTLYEPLAAFFQDRQWAHITDWQAELAPHYDQARRMLGVTQNREVSAADVVIKEVAADMGVGDSFRLTPVGVFFGEPGMRKGAAVRDPFFGGAGPDRRTCIGCGSCMTGCRHNAKNTLDKNYLYLAEKMGAQIIPLTTVTDVRPRREGGYEVRSVRTGTSARWRRNRRTDTAGQVIFAAGTYHTQKLLHRLRDTGTLPRISARLGELTRTNSESILGAKSFRKDADYTQGVAITSSFHPDEHTHIEPVRYGKGSNAMGLLATALTDGDTGRPRWISWLTAFGTDPRNLTWFSPRHWSERTIILLVMQTLDNSITVSGRRTALGRYTLTSAAGHGAPNPTWIPAAHDATRRVAGKIDGIAGGSVGDIANIPMTAHFLGGCVIGDSAETGVIDPYHRLYGHPGLHVIDGSTVSANLGVNPSLTIAAQAERAIALWPNKDEPDPRPAIGAPYRRLDPVTPRSPAVPAGAPAALRDPRAGAGAGYSSAQF encoded by the coding sequence ATGACCGCCGACGACTACGACGTCGTGGTCATCGGATCCGGCTTCGGCGGCGCCGTCAGTGCCCTGCGACTGGCCGAAAAGGGTTACCGCGTCGGTGTTCTGGAGGCCGGCCAGCGATTCACCGAGACGAGCCTGCCGGCCACCTCGTGGGACATCCGGCGGTTCCTGTGGGCCCCCCGGCTCGGCTGCTACGGCATTCAACGGATCAATCTGCTCAAGGACGTGGTCGTTCTCGGCGGTGCCGGAGTCGGCGGCGGCTCCCTGAACTACGCCAACACCCTGTACGAACCACTCGCGGCGTTCTTCCAGGACCGGCAGTGGGCGCACATCACGGACTGGCAGGCCGAACTCGCCCCGCACTACGACCAGGCCCGACGAATGCTCGGCGTGACCCAGAACCGCGAGGTCAGCGCGGCCGATGTGGTCATCAAGGAGGTCGCCGCGGACATGGGGGTCGGCGATTCGTTCCGGCTGACCCCGGTCGGGGTGTTCTTCGGGGAGCCGGGCATGCGCAAGGGAGCCGCGGTCCGCGACCCGTTCTTCGGCGGCGCCGGACCCGACCGCCGCACGTGCATCGGCTGCGGGTCCTGCATGACCGGGTGCCGGCACAACGCCAAGAACACCCTGGACAAGAACTACCTGTACCTGGCCGAGAAGATGGGGGCGCAGATCATCCCGTTGACCACGGTGACCGACGTCCGCCCGCGACGCGAGGGCGGCTACGAGGTCAGGTCCGTTCGAACCGGGACGTCGGCGCGGTGGCGGAGGAACCGGCGGACCGACACGGCCGGTCAGGTGATCTTCGCCGCCGGCACGTACCACACCCAGAAGCTGCTGCACCGGCTGCGCGACACGGGCACGCTGCCCCGGATCTCAGCCCGCCTGGGCGAGCTGACCAGGACCAACTCCGAGTCGATCCTGGGGGCCAAGTCCTTCCGCAAGGACGCCGACTACACCCAGGGCGTGGCCATCACCTCCTCGTTCCACCCCGACGAGCACACCCACATCGAACCGGTGCGGTACGGCAAGGGCAGCAACGCGATGGGCTTGCTGGCCACCGCGTTGACCGACGGCGACACCGGGCGCCCCCGGTGGATCAGCTGGCTGACGGCATTCGGCACCGATCCGCGGAATCTGACCTGGTTCTCACCGCGGCACTGGTCCGAGCGCACCATCATCCTGTTGGTGATGCAGACCCTGGACAACTCGATCACCGTGTCCGGCCGGCGCACCGCCCTGGGCCGGTACACGCTCACCTCCGCTGCGGGGCACGGAGCGCCCAACCCGACGTGGATCCCGGCGGCGCACGACGCGACCCGCCGGGTGGCCGGCAAGATCGACGGCATCGCCGGCGGATCGGTGGGCGACATCGCGAACATTCCGATGACCGCCCATTTCCTGGGCGGGTGCGTCATCGGTGACTCGGCCGAGACCGGGGTGATCGACCCCTATCACCGGCTCTACGGCCACCCCGGCCTGCATGTGATCGACGGGTCGACGGTGTCGGCCAACCTCGGCGTGAACCCGTCGCTGACCATCGCCGCGCAGGCCGAACGGGCCATCGCGCTCTGGCCCAACAAGGATGAGCCGGACCCCCGGCCGGCGATCGGTGCCCCCTACCGACGGCTCGACCCGGTGACGCCCCGGTCCCCGGCCGTCCCGGCCGGCGCCCCCGCGGCCTTGCGGGATCCGCGGGCCGGAGCCGGCGCTGGGTACAGTTCCGCCCAGTTCTGA